The nucleotide sequence TTTATAAAATTTACAGATAGAGAATTCCGCAATCACAATATCAAACAAATATGGGACTGACAGGTAATAAAGAAAAACAGAACACGGCTtctttttctacattttttttttacttaatatgCTGAAACTCAAATCACAAGCTTCAACTGTCAAAGGCATGGTTGTAGGAATTCATCACAATGATATGGAACTACATATTAGATTTACCTTCAACTGGATCTAGATCTCCATTCTGAATAAAATTTGCGACCTTTTCCTCCATAGATAAGTTGAATGAAGTGTCGAGATTTATATCACTGACGTTTGCAGAACTACTAATCGAATCAATTTTGTTCTCAGAAAATTCAGAGCCAGAGGTTGTGGGAACATCATCAGTAATATTGTTATTGTAGTCATCTAAACTTTCTAACGCACCCCAGTCCTTTTGCTCTACGGACAAATCAACTGATGGTTCCAAACAATTgaactctttctctctattgtCAACATCAGGATCACTATACGAAGTGATGGAATGGTTTTCCGTGGAAGGAACTGTCAATGGAAAAGTTATATCTCCAACCATTTTTCCCAATAAAGCATCATCGCATTCTGAATTTCCATACTGTGTTGTCTCAAATGATGATTCACCAGAAATTTCTGTTGGCATAGAACTTTGGCTATCAAAGTTCGGATAAAGACCTTCACTTGAACTACCCAAATCATTATCCACAGTGGTCACTTCAGTTGGGTGGAAATACGCCTCTGCCACGTTGTTGACTTCTTCAGAGTGATATTTGAGTTCACCTAGGCCATCCTCCACGAAAGAAATATCCGAGGATTCTACAGGGGCGGAAGTGCATTCATCTAAACTCGGAGTTGAGTCAGCATACATACTACCAGAACTGTCCCCCTGAAGAAATTCAGTTGATACCGTGGTACCATCATCTGAGCCGTCAACCTTCTCATTCTGACCTTTAAATTGTATTAAAGTTGGTCATCAGTCATGATTGTGAGTAATGCAGAATAATAGTGCAATAAGAAAGAAGAAATTGTTTGACCTGTTAATAGAACCTCAATATCATTTGCAGCATCCGATCTTTCATCTAAACCTTTTCCCGTTTCTAAAGAATTAACGTTGCCACATAAACTTGTGAGAAGGTCCTGGATCTTTTTATGACCTCTCCGTCTGACAATGTTTGCAAGGTCATTCCTATAAACAAACAAGGGTTAAATagataatacaattaaaatgtaATCTAAAACACACATAATCCCCCTACTAGAGGTCATTTGtaaaaacacaatatcaatgaaGTTTTCAGGTCAAAATTTCTCtaaaaggaaaaatgaaatttaacatTCATACTTGTTTAATATTGtggaaatgaaaaggaaaaagtaaTATTGCTTCTACAAAATGtacaatatttttgttattagtTCCTGTACCCTTTTTTAGTCGTCTCTACAAATTACATTTGTACATGCTATTATTCCTTAAAGAGTGATCTTTTCTTGAAGCAAAAACGGTATCCATCGCTATAGAGAAAGTCATTTGAACTACATTGACTCCTCAAACTCTACCAATCATTTGCAGCATACcagattttattaaaagaagaaaGCCTAAAGAGTGACTGAAAGCATGCAATTTTGCAATCTGTCGGCACCGAAAAGTAGGTACAAAAATGAAACAATGTTGGATATaattagagggactaaaatcatatttagcATTTGTCTTAATTGCATAGCTTGAATAGTTTGAGTTCTGTTTCCCATCTTCATTAAAAGCTTGGcatgttccaaaatattctaacacttaaaatctgtaacaaatTGAAACTAATTCAGTTATATAAAAGGATAATGGATTGCATAAGTCTACTTTAGTCACCGCGAGACACAATTTTAACCTCCGGTTTcagatttttcattttctcatgTAATAATAGTTGAGAATTGAAAACAATAATTGAAAGGACCTTCCGTGGCTTAAAAGTTCCTTGGTAGAGGGAATGTGGCCGTCAGGAAGGCCAACTTCGTCGAGGAATTGACGAATGTCGGAGCGGATCTCATCATCGGTTTTCAGCCTTCGGCTTCTcctgaaaatgaaattaatccAAATTAggaattaattaaaaatcagTAAACTTCATTTATAGTTAATTATTGGCATTACagtataaaaagaaaaggaagaaagatGGGAGAAGGTGTTACCGTGTGgtagtggtggtggtgttggTTTTAGAAGCGAAAAGATGGAAATAAGTGAGAGGGAGAGAAATAGTTGTTTGGTGTTGCTTTGGAGAGAATATGCACTTGTTGTTGGTGTTGCCACAGAGATGATGTGTGAAGCAGTTTGGGAAATAACATAGCCATAGAGTTGAGGTGCCCATTTACACAACTACTGCTGCCACTgcttcttttcctttcctttcagCTCAGCTGAAAAGGAACCCAGAACAAGGATGAATGAATAGGAGTAGTGACACtgaatctgtttttttttttttttttttttttttttttatcttgattaattaattttttttatcctcgttgattaataataataattactgtACTTCTCTTGCACTTCctacctcaaaaataaaataaaatcatttacaCTTCTTGGTAATCAAAAGGTTAAATAGCTCGTGGTCATTTATGCTTTGTTTGGATGAGAAAGGAATGTGAAgggaaagaaattaaaaggaatgattgttgaaggaatgaaagtgaatggaaagtaaaaaaaaagtgagctGATTTTTTAGGTGTTTGATTAGaatgaaagtgaaaagaaagtaagagaaaagaaagtcctaattttattatttgacatAAATGCccttatattaaaattaaaatgatatatattatatataacaaataacacAATAATTATACACACAAAAGTGGTGggatataatataaaaaatattaattgtgtAATGTTGAATATTGTTAGCCTAAAGCCATGTTACGTGAGAAGCAAATAAATTGATAACACGTATGTCCATGTGTTAAAAAATAGTCTTGAAAGTAAGGGTTTTTATGTAAATTTAAGGAAATGAATGTGCACTTCATATACTTTCTTTTCTGCATACTTTCTGCACATATTAGAAGAGAATGGTTTTGGACATGGAACCCACAAagattcttctttctttcctctctGACATTGCAACCAAAGGTGGAAAGAAACATTTCAATAAACTTTCAATCCTTCCTCCTATCAATCCATTCACCTTCCTTGAAACCAAACAGCCCCTTAAGTTAAATGTTTGTATTGAATTTATCTTTAagttttttacaataaaatagtTCTTttttaagtcataaaatatctttatagttactcttatttttttggtgaaaatcagttaaaaaaaatttatatgaaaatttaatattaagttGATGAGTTAAATTCACAACTAgaattcataaatttttttttttttttagtttgaaacGAAATTGTTTGATTACTTGATTTATAATGTTGCTAATGAAACATTTccaataaaattatgtttgaatttgaaaacatgaaggagaaaatatgTGTATTAGTATCATGTTTAATATTATAAGCATTTTTAAGACATGTCATCTCaatgttaaatgataattattcGTCTCATATCATCTGTCTCATTTAAGTTTTATAGGTAAATaatcaataatgttaattttaatgataaagTATATATCATATTACTAAAACACTTTTCTCTATTATACTTAGCATAGTTTTAAATGATTGACATGCaatgataaaattgataaataattatatttttctgtaGACTTAGCTCTAGGATAATACATATTATATGTAAAGGGCCACGAACTTCTCATTTTTCTACttttaaaatgtgtgaactTCAATTACtatgctacttgacaaaaaaaaaatgataaataattcaagaataattatttttttaaaatgataaaagtatTAAACAGCTccatgaaaaacaaatattcagCCGCTGCCACTTTTGCTTTGGACTTGAAGTCGCGGCACTGAACTCGACTGCCAGAATCAGCGTCAAACCGTCCATTGGATAGTAGCAGTGCAGACGCACGTAGCTGAGCACAATCAACGCTTTTGGTCGCTACGGGTTCACTTCCTTCCTCTCTTCCCTTCCTCTCTTCAGGTAGTTCATTTCTTTCGCCATTATTCTGATTCTTattaatcacaacaatcatAACAATCAATTGTgtattattatgttttcttaTTAATCACAAACTTTAAATGCATTCTGAtattagtccttataaatatttactGTCATTCCTATTTGAAAAGGGTTAATGTCACTATGTCAGCATTTGGGGACTATTTTAATGTCTATTTTGGAATTCGATATTGTTGTTACTCATTACACATTCAGCATTACACATTCAGAGACTAAAATTCCTATTACCCATTTCTTTTGGATTATGAAGCAAATACACTGGACACTGAGCACCAACACTGACATGTATGAAACCAATATtacttttaagaaaatgaaagtgattgaaTATAACCATATGCCACATGTGTTGGTGTCGGTGTCCGATACCTCGGACACCAGCCGGACTTTTGATTATGAATTGAATCAGTAGGTTAAGACATGTTCAAGCTTTATTCTTTGTGGGCTTCAGTTGTCCATTGACAAGTCTATAGAATGTTTGTTCAGTTTAGAAGGCTTTAGAGAACAAAGATACATGAATGACTTTATTTGTTTAAGCTTTATTCTTTTGTGGACTTCAGTTATCCATTGTGAATAGAAGGCTTTAGAAGCTAATAGTATTAAGAGACTCAGTAATCATTCTATAAATGATCGTCAAGAAAGAAAGGGAAATATACAATCAAAGCACACACAATATACTTTTGAAAGAGGAGTGCTATATGGCACAAAGCTTTCTTCGTGCAAGACACGAGAAGGCGTGCTTGACTTACAAACTTTTTGTTTATGGGCTTGTTTTAATTATGTTAATATTAGTGATAAAAGTTGC is from Medicago truncatula cultivar Jemalong A17 chromosome 1, MtrunA17r5.0-ANR, whole genome shotgun sequence and encodes:
- the LOC25483958 gene encoding protein PTST homolog 3, chloroplastic isoform X1, which codes for MGTSTLWLCYFPNCFTHHLCGNTNNKCIFSPKQHQTTISLPLTYFHLFASKTNTTTTTTRRSRRLKTDDEIRSDIRQFLDEVGLPDGHIPSTKELLSHGRNDLANIVRRRGHKKIQDLLTSLCGNVNSLETGKGLDERSDAANDIEVLLTGQNEKVDGSDDGTTVSTEFLQGDSSGSMYADSTPSLDECTSAPVESSDISFVEDGLGELKYHSEEVNNVAEAYFHPTEVTTVDNDLGSSSEGLYPNFDSQSSMPTEISGESSFETTQYGNSECDDALLGKMVGDITFPLTVPSTENHSITSYSDPDVDNREKEFNCLEPSVDLSVEQKDWGALESLDDYNNNITDDVPTTSGSEFSENKIDSISSSANVSDINLDTSFNLSMEEKVANFIQNGDLDPVEGAHPPKENNAMAHNGNSLTSNQVVPSGKLDQPLCIYRDDHMLHEDPMTHFDKDLDAEGSNVQNQSEINHLKFMLYQKELELSRLKEQIEKEKHALSVLQTKAEEEISKARKLISEKDAELHEAEESLSGLKEVLVEFCGDGDVVEVAGSFNGWHHPIKMDPQPLTSVIDHDGSRKSRFWSAVLWLYPGVYEIKFVVDGDWRTDPQRESVARGHICNNILRVDR
- the LOC25483958 gene encoding protein PTST homolog 3, chloroplastic isoform X6 translates to MGTSTLWLCYFPNCFTHHLCGNTNNKCIFSPKQHQTTISLPLTYFHLFASKTNTTTTTTRRSRRLKTDDEIRSDIRQFLDEVGLPDGHIPSTKELLSHGRNDLANIVRRRGHKKIQDLLTSLCGNVNSLETGKGLDERSDAANDIEVLLTGQNEKVDGSDDGTTVSTEFLQGDSSGSMYADSTPSLDECTSAPVESSDISFVEDGLGELKYHSEEVNNVAEAYFHPTEVTTVDNDLGSSSEGLYPNFDSQSSMPTEISGESSFETTQYGNSECDDALLGKMVGDITFPLTVPSTENHSITSYSDPDVDNREKEFNCLEPSVDLSVEQKDWGALESLDDYNNNITDDVPTTSGSEFSENKIDSISSSANVSDINLDTSFNLSMEEKVANFIQNGDLDPVEGAHPPKENNAMAHNGNSLTSNQVVPSGKLDQPLWDDHMLHEDPMTHFDKDLDAEYQKELELSRLKEQIEKEKHALSVLQTKAEEEISKARKLISEKDAELHEAEESLSGLKEVLVEFCGDGDVVEVAGSFNGWHHPIKMDPQPLTSVIDHDGSRKSRFWSAVLWLYPGVYEIKFVVDGDWRTDPQRESVARGHICNNILRVDR
- the LOC25483958 gene encoding protein PTST homolog 3, chloroplastic isoform X5; translated protein: MGTSTLWLCYFPNCFTHHLCGNTNNKCIFSPKQHQTTISLPLTYFHLFASKTNTTTTTTRRSRRLKTDDEIRSDIRQFLDEVGLPDGHIPSTKELLSHGRNDLANIVRRRGHKKIQDLLTSLCGNVNSLETGKGLDERSDAANDIEVLLTGQNEKVDGSDDGTTVSTEFLQGDSSGSMYADSTPSLDECTSAPVESSDISFVEDGLGELKYHSEEVNNVAEAYFHPTEVTTVDNDLGSSSEGLYPNFDSQSSMPTEISGESSFETTQYGNSECDDALLGKMVGDITFPLTVPSTENHSITSYSDPDVDNREKEFNCLEPSVDLSVEQKDWGALESLDDYNNNITDDVPTTSGSEFSENKIDSISSSANVSDINLDTSFNLSMEEKVANFIQNGDLDPVEGAHPPKENNAMAHNGNSLTSNQVVPSGKLDQPLCIYRDDHMLHEDPMTHFDKDLDAEYQKELELSRLKEQIEKEKHALSVLQTKAEEEISKARKLISEKDAELHEAEESLSGLKEVLVEFCGDGDVVEVAGSFNGWHHPIKMDPQPLTSVIDHDGSRKSRFWSAVLWLYPGVYEIKFVVDGDWRTDPQRESVARGHICNNILRVDR
- the LOC25483958 gene encoding protein PTST homolog 3, chloroplastic isoform X2, with the translated sequence MGTSTLWLCYFPNCFTHHLCGNTNNKCIFSPKQHQTTISLPLTYFHLFASKTNTTTTTTRRSRRLKTDDEIRSDIRQFLDEVGLPDGHIPSTKELLSHGRNDLANIVRRRGHKKIQDLLTSLCGNVNSLETGKGLDERSDAANDIEVLLTGQNEKVDGSDDGTTVSTEFLQGDSSGSMYADSTPSLDECTSAPVESSDISFVEDGLGELKYHSEEVNNVAEAYFHPTEVTTVDNDLGSSSEGLYPNFDSQSSMPTEISGESSFETTQYGNSECDDALLGKMVGDITFPLTVPSTENHSITSYSDPDVDNREKEFNCLEPSVDLSVEQKDWGALESLDDYNNNITDDVPTTSGSEFSENKIDSISSSANVSDINLDTSFNLSMEEKVANFIQNGDLDPVEGAHPPKENNAMAHNGNSLTSNQVVPSGKLDQPLCIYRDDHMLHEDPMTHFDKDLDAEGSNVQNQSEINHLKFMLKELELSRLKEQIEKEKHALSVLQTKAEEEISKARKLISEKDAELHEAEESLSGLKEVLVEFCGDGDVVEVAGSFNGWHHPIKMDPQPLTSVIDHDGSRKSRFWSAVLWLYPGVYEIKFVVDGDWRTDPQRESVARGHICNNILRVDR
- the LOC25483958 gene encoding protein PTST homolog 3, chloroplastic isoform X3: MGTSTLWLCYFPNCFTHHLCGNTNNKCIFSPKQHQTTISLPLTYFHLFASKTNTTTTTTRRSRRLKTDDEIRSDIRQFLDEVGLPDGHIPSTKELLSHGRNDLANIVRRRGHKKIQDLLTSLCGNVNSLETGKGLDERSDAANDIEVLLTGQNEKVDGSDDGTTVSTEFLQGDSSGSMYADSTPSLDECTSAPVESSDISFVEDGLGELKYHSEEVNNVAEAYFHPTEVTTVDNDLGSSSEGLYPNFDSQSSMPTEISGESSFETTQYGNSECDDALLGKMVGDITFPLTVPSTENHSITSYSDPDVDNREKEFNCLEPSVDLSVEQKDWGALESLDDYNNNITDDVPTTSGSEFSENKIDSISSSANVSDINLDTSFNLSMEEKVANFIQNGDLDPVEGAHPPKENNAMAHNGNSLTSNQVVPSGKLDQPLWDDHMLHEDPMTHFDKDLDAEGSNVQNQSEINHLKFMLYQKELELSRLKEQIEKEKHALSVLQTKAEEEISKARKLISEKDAELHEAEESLSGLKEVLVEFCGDGDVVEVAGSFNGWHHPIKMDPQPLTSVIDHDGSRKSRFWSAVLWLYPGVYEIKFVVDGDWRTDPQRESVARGHICNNILRVDR
- the LOC25483958 gene encoding protein PTST homolog 3, chloroplastic isoform X4; amino-acid sequence: MGTSTLWLCYFPNCFTHHLCGNTNNKCIFSPKQHQTTISLPLTYFHLFASKTNTTTTTTRRSRRLKTDDEIRSDIRQFLDEVGLPDGHIPSTKELLSHGRNDLANIVRRRGHKKIQDLLTSLCGNVNSLETGKGLDERSDAANDIEVLLTGQNEKVDGSDDGTTVSTEFLQGDSSGSMYADSTPSLDECTSAPVESSDISFVEDGLGELKYHSEEVNNVAEAYFHPTEVTTVDNDLGSSSEGLYPNFDSQSSMPTEISGESSFETTQYGNSECDDALLGKMVGDITFPLTVPSTENHSITSYSDPDVDNREKEFNCLEPSVDLSVEQKDWGALESLDDYNNNITDDVPTTSGSEFSENKIDSISSSANVSDINLDTSFNLSMEEKVANFIQNGDLDPVEGAHPPKENNAMAHNGNSLTSNQVVPSGKLDQPLWDDHMLHEDPMTHFDKDLDAEGSNVQNQSEINHLKFMLKELELSRLKEQIEKEKHALSVLQTKAEEEISKARKLISEKDAELHEAEESLSGLKEVLVEFCGDGDVVEVAGSFNGWHHPIKMDPQPLTSVIDHDGSRKSRFWSAVLWLYPGVYEIKFVVDGDWRTDPQRESVARGHICNNILRVDR